In Paenibacillus sp. BIC5C1, a genomic segment contains:
- a CDS encoding methyl-accepting chemotaxis protein: MSIMHNSFFRSNTIKINKIIVTILWLTLLSFCFFIASNKVQLEVVFSLLIELSIATVLIIRKKTVLTMVVLMIAILTCTTPYIESPAAGMLIMVVLCVISLYLNRVLLYGFGVMYNIAYIVIYYSGHQQYDSTFFMTIGFIELTIVALYFVCKRGRDLIQVALNKEAEARELVIALDTMVRAVRENTSMLNTDIASCNNDIQMLKNMSNTITTNIQEVTEGIRDQSGSIAQISEEVNKADGKMSEINQMSHRLADISEQNGLVVRQSSDRIVQMGNQMTIINATVTESMTTVEELNKSMDEVNTFLTAINQISDQTNLLALNANIEASRAGETGAGFAVVANEVKKLAKECFNTVKQIDEIIHNIKRKTQLVVEKATNGSEAVQEGKAISSQVLESFDHIKSTFEHIDQYIAKEMDMTDQMSLIFNRVRQQVDHISAISQKHAAATEDVLATTQEQKSNMDIMYALMGKINHSSNRLQDLIGKNEEE, encoded by the coding sequence ATGAGCATCATGCACAACAGCTTTTTTAGAAGCAATACAATCAAAATAAACAAAATTATCGTTACGATTTTATGGTTAACCCTGTTATCATTCTGTTTCTTCATTGCGAGCAATAAGGTTCAACTCGAAGTCGTGTTCTCACTGTTAATTGAGCTGTCTATTGCTACTGTATTGATTATTCGCAAAAAAACAGTCTTGACGATGGTCGTTCTGATGATTGCCATACTGACCTGTACGACGCCATATATTGAATCACCTGCTGCAGGCATGCTCATTATGGTTGTTCTCTGTGTGATCTCTCTTTATTTGAATAGAGTTCTGCTATACGGGTTTGGGGTGATGTACAACATTGCTTATATTGTGATTTATTATTCAGGCCATCAGCAATATGATTCGACTTTTTTCATGACGATTGGGTTTATCGAACTGACGATCGTTGCTCTATATTTTGTCTGCAAACGTGGCAGAGATCTGATTCAGGTGGCTCTTAACAAGGAAGCGGAAGCGAGAGAGCTTGTGATAGCACTGGATACTATGGTAAGAGCCGTTCGCGAAAATACATCTATGCTGAACACGGATATTGCCAGCTGCAATAACGATATTCAAATGTTGAAAAACATGAGTAATACGATAACCACGAATATTCAGGAAGTGACGGAAGGCATACGCGATCAATCCGGGAGCATTGCACAAATTAGTGAGGAGGTAAACAAAGCTGATGGGAAAATGTCCGAAATCAACCAAATGTCACATCGGCTCGCCGACATCTCAGAACAAAATGGTCTGGTTGTTCGCCAAAGCTCGGATCGAATTGTTCAAATGGGCAATCAGATGACTATTATTAATGCCACAGTTACAGAGTCAATGACTACCGTTGAGGAATTGAACAAAAGCATGGATGAAGTGAATACCTTCCTGACAGCCATCAACCAAATCTCTGATCAGACCAACCTGCTAGCCTTAAACGCAAATATTGAAGCCTCCAGAGCAGGGGAAACAGGAGCGGGGTTTGCCGTCGTAGCCAATGAGGTCAAAAAGCTCGCGAAGGAGTGCTTCAACACGGTTAAACAGATCGACGAAATTATTCATAATATCAAGCGTAAGACACAGCTTGTAGTTGAAAAAGCGACTAACGGAAGTGAAGCAGTACAAGAAGGTAAAGCCATCTCCAGTCAGGTACTTGAGAGCTTTGACCATATCAAGTCTACGTTTGAGCATATTGATCAATACATAGCGAAGGAAATGGATATGACCGATCAGATGAGTCTGATTTTTAATCGAGTCCGCCAACAAGTGGATCATATATCAGCTATCTCGCAGAAGCATGCAGCAGCGACGGAGGATGTTCTGGCAACAACGCAGGAGCAGAAAAGCAATATGGATATCATGTATGCATTAATGGGAAAAATCAACCATTCCAGTAATCGTTTGCAGGATCTGATCGGGAAAAATGAAGAAGAATGA